One genomic region from Prunus persica cultivar Lovell chromosome G3, Prunus_persica_NCBIv2, whole genome shotgun sequence encodes:
- the LOC18788058 gene encoding aspartic proteinase nepenthesin-1, whose product MGSGSVFPLSSVLLILTLGALLVAFFVNPACSTSRRALDLHDHHQTMQNGFKVTLKHIDSDKNLTKLERLQRRIKRGRKRLQRLSVLSTSSSDHNLGATSPIHAGKGEFLMKLSIGTPAETYNAILDTGSDLIWTQCKPCKDCYDQPSPIFDPKKSSTFSKLSCESEFCEALPSQTCTDNSCEYYYAYGDFSSTDGILATETFTFGDVSIPKIGFGCGKDNQGGGFNQGAGLVGLGRGTLSLVSQLKEPKFSYCLASVDDTKSSSTLLMGSVANLDNTTSKHADIKTTPLIKNPNPDQSTFYYLGLEGISVGNTRLPIKKDTFALGDDGNGGLIIDSGTTLTYIEEGAFDLLKTEFTSQIKLAETDATDTVGLDVCFKLPEDDGSGKVEVPKLVFHFKNADLELPAENYIIADTDVGVLCLAMGSASGMSVFGNYQQQNLLVYHDLVKETISFVPTKCDQL is encoded by the coding sequence ATGGGTTCTGGTTCAGTCTTTCCATTGTCAAGTGTGCTATTAATATTAACCCTAGGAGCTCTTCTGGTTGCCTTCTTTGTTAACCCGGCATGCTCCACTTCAAGACGAGCTCTCGATCTCCATGACCACCACCAAACCATGCAAAATGGGTTCAAGGTGACTCTCAAACACATTGATTCTGATAAAAACTTGACCAAACTCGAGCGTCTTCAACGTAGAATCAAGCGTGGCCGGAAAAGGTTGCAAAGGCTCAGCGTCTTATCCACCTCATCATCAGATCATAATTTGGGTGCCACCTCCCCGATCCACGCCGGGAAAGGAGAGTTCTTAATGAAGTTATCAATTGGCACTCCAGCCGAAACCTACAACGCTATCTTGGACACCGGGAGCGATCTCATCTGGACTCAATGCAAGCCTTGTAAGGACTGTTACGATCAGCCAAGCCCGATTTTCGACCCCAAAAAGTCCTCAACATTCTCAAAGCTATCATGTGAAAGCGAGTTCTGTGAAGCACTACCCTCACAAACATGCACCGACAACTCTTGTGAGTACTACTATGCTTATGGTGATTTTTCCTCCACAGATGGGATTCTCGCAACCGAAACGTTCACATTCGGAGACGTTTCCATCCCGAAAATAGGGTTTGGATGTGGGAAAGACAATCAAGGTGGTGGGTTCAATCAAGGTGCTGGTCTTGTGGGGTTAGGGCGTGGAACATTGTCGTTGGTTTCGCAGCTCAAGGAGCCCAAGTTCTCATATTGCTTGGCTTCCGTGGACGACACAAAAAGTAGCAGCACACTTTTGATGGGGTCTGTAGCAAACTTGGACAACACTACATCAAAGCATGCAGATATCAAAACAACCCCTTTGATCAAAAACCCAAACCCGGACCAATCAACATTTTACTATCTTGGCCTCGAAGGCATCTCCGTGGGTAACACTCGGTTGCCTATAAAAAAAGACACATTTGCCCTCGGAGATGATGGCAATGGTGGTCTAATCATAGACTCGGGGACAACTCTTACGTACATAGAAGAAGGTGCTTTTGATTTACTCAAAACGGAGTTCACTTCCCAGATCAAGCTTGCAGAGACAGACGCGACTGATACCGTGGGGCTTGACGTGTGCTTCAAATTGCCGGAGGACGACGGCTCTGGAAAAGTAGAGGTGCCAAAGTTGGTGTTTCATTTCAAGAATGCGGATTTGGAATTGCCTGctgaaaattatattattgctGATACCGACGTTGGAGTACTTTGTTTGGCTATGGGGTCTGCCAGCGGTATGTCTGTGTTTGGGAATTATCAGCAGCAGAATTTGCTGGTTTATCATGATCTTGTCAAGGAGACGATTTCGTTTGTTCCTACAAAATGCGACCAGTTGTGA
- the LOC18788017 gene encoding cell wall / vacuolar inhibitor of fructosidase 2, with product MRSLKWIIACLTLFVLSQSRGSVSTDLVEETCHKTTNYDLCVSSLKSDPRSSTADVKGLARIALDQTLTNSVDTQARIARLFNETSDEYIRKGLGTCKDEYDLGVGKITEATKNVILSRFVDARNDVADVADEVNTCEESFSRGGRWRQSPLTDRNNVIVRFAKFTGEIIAILG from the coding sequence ATGAGATCTCTCAAATGGATCATTGCATGTCTCACTCTCTTTGTTCTAAGCCAATCTCGAGGATCAGTGAGTACAGATTTGGTAGAAGAGACGTGCCACAAAACCACCAATTACGACTTATGTGTGTCATCGTTAAAATCTGACCCTCGTAGTTCTACAGCTGATGTTAAAGGACTGGCTCGTATTGCGCTTGACCAAACGCTGACCAATTCTGTAGACACTCAAGCTCGAATTGCGAGGTTGTTTAATGAAACGAGTGATGAGTATATTCGGAAAGGTCTTGGGACTTGCaaggatgagtatgatttGGGTGTTGGAAAGATTACAGAGGCCACtaaaaatgtgatattgaGTCGCTTCGTGGACGCGAGGAATGATGTTGCAGATGTTGCTGATGAGGTAAACACTTGTGAAGAGTCATTTTCCAGAGGAGGACGATGGCGACAATCACCATTGACTGATAGGAATAATGTCATTGTTAGGTTTGCTAAATTCACTGGAGAGATAATCGCCATTCTTGGTTAA